A genome region from Anopheles stephensi strain Indian chromosome 2, UCI_ANSTEP_V1.0, whole genome shotgun sequence includes the following:
- the LOC118503457 gene encoding kielin/chordin-like protein isoform X3: MWANIVASSGLLVIALAALCHGACEEPCPAPPKHYAELGCKPILDEGQCCPKRYECPELTDRDGNKCYFNGKIYSAGGKLAPADQEQNSCSPACFCTNNTTPATFQCASIDCFEFMDAGSEDCIHQYSLHGCCAENTVCGKEKLEKLAQCYLDDKLYYEGQRMYPADEPCRTCQCKPGFDNGTIVDNPNCYEIQCGLELHAGDRIAMGCIPIYFGNHRCCPISWKCPSDSDEVIVEGRTEQTEVPAPNMQCKFGKLTLNKGDGITSDNKCVDCKCTVPPLAHCIQRADC, from the exons ATGTGGGCGAACATCGTTGCCAGCAGTGGGTTGCTCGTGATCGCGCTAGCCGCTTTGTGCCACG GAGCGTGCGAAGAACCGTGTCCCGCACCACCCAAACACTACGCCGAACTTGGCTGCAAACCAATCCTAGACGAAGGTCAATGTTGCCCGAAAAG GTACGAATGTCCGGAGTTGACGGATCGTGACGGAAACAAGTGTTACTTTAATGGAAAAATTTACTCCGCTGGTGGAAAGCTGGCGCCGGCCGATCAGGAACAGAACTCCTGCTCGCCTGCCTGCTTCTGCACAAA CAACACTACGCCCGCCACCTTCCAGTGTGCCAGTATCGATTGTTTCGAGTTTATGGATGCGGGTTCCGAGGACTGCATCCACCAGTACTCGCTGCATGGATGCTGTGCGGAGAACACGGTCTGTGGCAAGGAGAAGCTTGAAAAGCTCGCCCAATGCTATCTGGACGATAAGCTGTACTACGAGGGCCAGCGGATGTATCCGGCGGACGAGCCGTGCCGAACGTGCCAGTGTAAGCCGGGCTTCGACAACGGCACGATCGTGGACAATCCCAACTGCTACGAAATTCAGTGCGGGCTGGAACTTCACGCCGGCGATCGGATTGCGATGGGCTGCATACCGATCTACTTCGGCAATCATCGATGCTGTCCGATCTCGTGGAAGTGCC CTTCCGACAGCGATGAGGTGATCGTCGAGGGGCGCACGGAGCAAACGGAGGTGCCGGCGCCGAACATGCAGTGCAAGTTCGGTAAGCTGACGCTCAACAAGGGTGATGGCATTACGAGCGATAATAAGTGTGTCGATTGCAAGTGCACGGTACCACCGTTGGCCCACTGCATCCAGCGGGCCGATTGTTAG
- the LOC118503449 gene encoding uncharacterized protein K02A2.6-like, whose protein sequence is MDKMLAGVNGVSAYMDDVIVGGRTQEEHDSALEETLKRIMDYGFTIRKEKCAFNKPEIRYLGHIIDSRGLRPDPAKIDAIKQLPPPKDVTGVRSFIGAINFYAKFIPNMRNLRYPLDRLLLDGSSFQWTSDCQKVFDQFKALLSSELLLTHYDPKRDIVVSADASSVGLGATLSHKYPDGSLKVVQHASRALSKAEAGYSQIDREGLAIIFAVTKFHRMIFGRHFTLQTDHRPLVRIFGSKKGIPTYTANRLQRFALTLQLYDMDIEYIPTGSFGNADVLSRLIQHHTKPEAEYVIASVELEEDLRSVAVNALSSFPLCFRDVQVATQADPLLRKVHKYVQDGWPHDDSFGAELARYHNRKESLSTVEGCVLFGERVVIPEKLRSRCLVQLHKGHPGMQRMKAIARSFLYWPMIDDDIMSYVASCGSCSAAAKAPPRATPAAWPTPTGTWRRVHVDYAGPWEGFYFLVVVDAFSKWPEIYKTSSTTTSATISMLRNIFARFGMPETLVSDNGPQFTSSLFEEFCNSNGIDHVTTAPFHPQSNGQAERFVDTLKRALRKIQSDETSLDEALELFLMAYRSTPNAQLSQQKTPAEEMFGRPIRTALELLRPPSSHSLSAPSSISVRRFQPGELVSTKSFHRNSWKWIPGKIVRSCGRVMYDVIADSGRLLRRHINQIRRRVAGSATQKHQIPLDVLLAEWPSFSRHEPTQPASETSRCESSAPPPSSFALTSLAPSAPTDVPVTTSQSFHPPELSNRYKGRTSQRPLDLPRRSSRVRRLPRRLGAYQLN, encoded by the coding sequence ATGGACAAAATGCTTGCCGGTGTAAATGGAGTGTCCGCATATATGGATGATGTAATCGTCGGAGGAAGAACGCAGGAAGAGCACGATTCCGCCCTTGAAGAAACCCTGAAGCGCATAATGGATTACGGGTTTaccattcgaaaagaaaagtgcGCATTCAACAAGCCGGAAATCCGTTACCTTGGGCACATCATCGACAGCCGAGGCCTGCGACCCGACCCAGCCAAGATCGACGCCATAAAACAGCTACCTCCTCCGAAAGACGTCACAGGTGTTCGGTCATTCATCGGTGCGATAAATTTTTATGCCAAATTTATCCCAAACATGCGCAACTTACGCTATCCTTTGGATAGGTTGCTACTAGACGGAAGCTCGTTTCAGTGGACATCAGACTGCCAGAAGGTGTTCGACCAATTCAAAGCGCTTTTATCATCGGAACTCTTGCTAACTCACTACGACCCGAAGCGTGACATAGTTGTTTCCGCCGATGCATCTTCGGTTGGATTAGGGGCAACTCTATCTCACAAGTACCCAGACGGATCCTTAAAAGTGGTACAGCATGCATCCAGAGCGCTCAGCAAAGCGGAAGCTGGTTATAGCCAAATCGATCGAGAGGGACTGGCTATAATTTTCGCTGTAACCAAATTTCATCGCATGATATTCGGTCGTCATTTCACGCTTCAGACCGACCACCGACCACTAGTACGCATATTtggcagcaaaaaggggaTTCCAACGTACACGGCAAACAGGCTCCAAAGGTTTGCACTTACGCTTCAGCTGTACGACATGGACATCGAGTACATTCCAACAGGCTCATTTGGAAACGCTGATGTGTTATCCCGGCTAATTCAACACCACACGAAACCTGAAGCCGAATACGTGATCGCAAGCGTGGAATTAGAGGAGGACTTAAGGTCAGTTGCCGTTAACGCGCTCAGTTCATTTCCCCTATGTTTCAGGGACGTGCAGGTAGCTACACAGGCTGACCCTTTGCTCCGGAAAGTGCACAAGTACGTGCAAGACGGATGGCCACATGACGATTCTTTCGGAGCAGAATTGGCACGGTACCACAATCGGAAGGAATCCCTCTCAACCGTTGAGGGTTGTGTACTTTTTGGGGAGAGAGTGGTCATCCCGGAGAAGCTGCGTTCCCGTTGTTTAGTTCAGTTGCACAAAGGACATCCGGGGATGCAGAGAATGAAAGCCATCGCGCGAAGTTTTCTGTATTGGCCGATGATCGACGACGATATTATGAGCTACGTGGCCTCGTGCGGATCTTGTTCGGCAGCCGCAAAAGCACCCCCTCGAGCGACACCAGCGGCATGGCCAACACCAACGGGCACCTGGCGTAGAGTACACGTGGACTACGCTGGGCCATGGGaaggtttttactttttagTCGTTGTTGACGCCTTCTCCAAGTGGCCTGAGATCTACAAAACATCGAGCACAACAACATCCGCCACTATTTCCATGCTACGGAACATTTTCGCTCGCTTCGGTATGCCGGAAACGCTGGTTAGTGACAACGGGCCCCAATTTACAAGCAGCCTGTTTGAGGAGTTTTGCAACAGCAACGGGATCGACCACGTCACTACGGCGCCATTCCACCCACAATCGAATGGTCAGGCGGAGCGTTTTGTCGATACGCTCAAACGAGCGCTGCGGAAGATCCAGAGCGACGAGACATCCCTGGACGAAGCGCTGGAACTTTTCCTCATGGCATACAGATCGACACCAAACGCGCAGTTGAGCCAACAGAAAACTCCTGCTGAGGAAATGTTCGGCCGCCCCATCAGAACAGCACTGGAGCTGTTGCGGCCCCCATCGTCACACTCATTATCTGCTCCCTCCTCTATTTCAGTGCGGAGATTTCAACCAGGCGAGCTCGTTTCTACAAAATCGTTCCACCGAAACTCTTGGAAGTGGATACCTGGAAAGATCGTGCGAAGCTGTGGAAGAGTTATGTATGATGTCATTGCGGACAGCGGACGTTTACTTCGGCGCCACATAAACCAAATAAGGCGACGTGTCGCTGGCAGTGCAACCCAGAAGCATCAGATTCCGCTCGACGTGCTGCTAGCGGAATGGCCTTCGTTTTCCCGACATGAACCGACCCAGCCGGCATCGGAGACAAGCAGGTGCGAATCGTCCGCGCCACCACCGTCATCGTTCGCATTAACATCACTAGCACCGAGCGCCCCGACGGATGTCCCTGTGACGACATCCCAATCGTTTCATCCTCCCGAGCTTTCCAACCGTTACAAGGGTAGGACCTCTCAGCGGCCGTTAGATTTGCCACGCAGGTCTTCTCGAGTTAGAAGACTTCCGCGTCGGCTTGGAGCCTATCAGCTCAATTAG